One Prunus dulcis unplaced genomic scaffold, ALMONDv2, whole genome shotgun sequence genomic window, GGTCGGGACCAGTGCCAAAAGGAccggctcggcctcggcgtcaCAACCCAGCCCTCCCCCGACATCAGCCGCCGCTCCAGCCGCCGAAAAATGGCGATTTTCGCCCGGATGTCGCCCGATCTTCACGGCCGCCGATTTCCCTCAtccggccgccatttctggcgatcaaggtatggaaattcatcctttctgcatgctctagctgatggttgggtaggattagatcgattctTAGCATAAccaattcgattttcgaattgaaaatcggccgaacttcggccgccgcgaacggccattttcggccactttttgcggtaggtccaagaacaaaagtggctccaaatggggtgttttacctaaggtaggagtttggagccgtggttttgaggtTTTCCGGCGAAGAgttatcgctttgggcacccacgggctgccggcgcgtgcggCAGCATGTGGGCACTGTAGAAAAGTAGCACTGTGTTCCGATGAGATCCTTGGGTTGTCACGaatgcgtaggatttcgcggatctcaattcggatgtcgtttgatTATCGAACAGATATCAcctattgtgcgttatccaggttcgataggttgggaccgtcggatggtcccaaatttaatatatgttaatctaggtaattctaggatcgtgtaggaatctacggattgtgaatcggagccccggatgttccgaataataattttaaagtttatactttatattaaccgttagatcgtgcgatagtgagcgatccgaccgtccgatctgaaccaaacttatgggacgagtgtcctatacgttatagaacccataggaactttcgaatcggaatttggaggtcgtaggtcccgtgggcccgtttgaccagggttagggtagttgacccttggttgaccgtgagtctcccggagtaatctcacctccCCATGGGGATTATCAGGTACTCGACTGTTGGGGTTTATGCAAtattagtatatatatatatataattaaaattatttgtggttgtacaagggtacaacagagtctagaatgtcagttggagtgctatatgcactaccttaggtacctccccggatCTTGGATTCACTACAagtaccaccaagtgaaaattaggtcccacgtggcgtaggttatccagcgtgcggacagaccccatacgtggcgttggttgtaccggcgtatgaggagatttgtgatattaTGTTCAGGTCTCAcatggcgtaggttatccggcgttgagacaggccccatacgtggcgttggtggtaccggcgtatggggagatttgtgatacgATGTtgaggtcccacgtggcgtaggttatccggcgttgggacaagccccatacgtggctttggttgtaccggcgtatggggagttatgtgatatgatgtgcaggtctcacgtggcgtaggttatccggcgttgagacagaccccatacatggtgttggttgtaccggcgtatggggagatatatgatagtatggtatggtcgcacgtggcgtaggttatccggcatgttgacaggccccatacgtggcgttggttgtaccggcgtatggggagattatgtgaaatactGAGAAATGATATAAGGTATCGCCTAAatgtggaattgggttttatggaagaactacgtgtggcttgatccctcaaggagggtacgtaggcagcctaaggttattaggtgcagccgcagactaatgTTAGTCatagtttttatttgaatttattgtttGCTTCGTTCAAGGCATGAATTGTTTTGGTAGCTTGTTTGGTAGTTCGTTGAGAATatttggaaggccgaaggccatttatgtaaattgcatgaaattatattgtgcatgctgccagttgtggatattaaatgtgttttcttgcaggttgaaattttgggaaatgtccaatttataggggagactgccgaaatttcggcagaaagtctcgatCTTTAGTAAATGGGcacggcatcggggtgatgtcaggaacTCCAAAGGGTTCGTCTCgaattttgggaaaattcagggcgggtcctttcaatCTCTTCTCCTAATAACCCGAAGAAGAGGTTTTTTGCACAAATGCAAGAAGCGTACAGGAAGGATGTTGAAAGAGCATTTGGAATACTATGGGCTCGATGGGCTACTGTTCGGGGCCCTGCACGTATGTGGTGCAAGGATAACCTCCACTCAATCATGATGACGTGTATAATTTtgcacaacatgattgtggaggatgagtacgaaTATGTTGAAGAGGAATCTGATGATAAGGATATGTGCCCACAACGATCCAGGAGGGCCAGAGCAAGACAATATGAGTTGGAGCCAAGCATTACATACGAGTACCACCAAGATAGGCAGACTCTCTCTAATTACAAGATTCGACAGAATAGACTTCGATCTCCACATACGCATCAGAGTCTCCGACAtgatttgataaatcaccTTTGGAGGAGCTTTGGAGATGGTGACTGAGGTCGACAATTGTTTCAATCCTCCTTCTGTGTTTCAATAATcttgtgtgtgcgtgtgtttttatttttattttttatgttgtgtgtttttttatgttgtatatttacttttggaaaaaaaaaatttaatttatggaatttcaattttcttttttaggtcaaattgttcaaaaaattaaatcatgacattattttaaaagattaaatgaa contains:
- the LOC117613121 gene encoding uncharacterized protein LOC117613121 produces the protein MSDLIRCRRAVKTTQSSEPPAQPTSAAIGLASAATAPALMDHLAVGHAGSQALTSSASLVAQPVSIRQRHRPASTTDTTSTDALGSQPANAIDEYCRLRESTALESLYKFCCTVEALYGQWYLRSSNPADLYKLLHKELQRVRLEFWENSGRVLSISSPNNPKKRFFAQMQEAYRKDVERAFGILWARWATVRGPARMWCKDNLHSIMMTCIILHNMIVEDEYEYVEEESDDKDMCPQRSRRARARQYELEPSITYEYHQDRQTLSNYKIRQNRLRSPHTHQSLRHDLINHLWRSFGDGD